A single region of the Streptomyces sp. AM 4-1-1 genome encodes:
- a CDS encoding DUF6801 domain-containing protein — protein MRGRPRRAAQLGAVGTMALLAGLVPSAGAEADSQLVDTEVSYSCVFPSGTHQVTVGLSARLPRSVAIDTPIGAEDVRLTFGLPRSALGGPPGTESSAVSGAVRLTTAVTQGGHSTDVEWEGLEVAERTAATGPDAATDAGPGEGPGTRDTVPLSATGEVPTLTPRSSGDVVLAAGPLSLALVVRTPDSAGEGARTITASCAVHPDGDTGFATVGVGAPGPGAPSAPTPPPGTEDGKAPAPDSGDVPAGKDPADGAGEPSASAFAAEEPEHEGCSLLMGVDVPPKAGHGYLAGFANAGKLDSAIAFTEPAHLRVNMAKKVKIWTCENGTKVMNELLSDATFDYHGKAQLPPTTATFITFGFMPTKATVEMSLEGPIEISTWADALPDEVTGRFPETSTAVGRMRVRLSDVEVNGEPLDVGPNCRSERPMSLVLTGKGTSLGGTPGEGYTVQDGGPLTGSPYLPPFQGCGTGEDLDSLFTAAVSGKGNYTKMTQAPLCVNEEGSPNQAYCPDPPRPVPQR, from the coding sequence ATGAGAGGGCGGCCGAGGCGGGCCGCGCAGCTCGGTGCCGTCGGCACGATGGCCCTGCTGGCCGGACTCGTACCCAGTGCGGGCGCGGAGGCCGACAGCCAACTGGTCGACACCGAGGTCTCCTACTCCTGCGTCTTCCCCTCGGGCACCCATCAGGTCACGGTCGGCCTGTCGGCCCGGCTGCCGAGGTCGGTGGCGATCGATACTCCGATCGGGGCCGAGGACGTGCGGCTGACCTTCGGGCTGCCGCGCTCCGCACTCGGTGGGCCGCCCGGTACGGAGTCCTCCGCCGTGTCCGGGGCCGTCCGGCTCACGACGGCCGTGACGCAGGGCGGTCACTCGACCGATGTCGAGTGGGAGGGGCTGGAGGTGGCGGAACGCACCGCCGCCACGGGCCCGGATGCGGCCACCGACGCCGGCCCCGGCGAGGGCCCCGGTACGCGGGACACGGTTCCCTTGTCGGCCACCGGTGAGGTGCCGACCCTGACCCCGCGGTCGAGCGGCGACGTCGTCCTCGCCGCCGGACCGCTGAGCCTGGCGTTGGTGGTGCGGACTCCGGACAGCGCCGGGGAGGGTGCCCGGACGATCACGGCCTCCTGCGCCGTACACCCCGACGGGGACACCGGGTTCGCGACGGTCGGGGTGGGCGCTCCTGGCCCGGGAGCCCCGTCCGCCCCGACCCCGCCCCCGGGGACGGAGGACGGGAAGGCGCCGGCGCCGGACAGCGGGGACGTGCCCGCGGGGAAGGACCCGGCGGACGGCGCCGGCGAACCCTCCGCGTCGGCGTTCGCCGCCGAGGAACCGGAACACGAGGGCTGTTCACTGCTGATGGGGGTCGACGTGCCGCCCAAAGCGGGGCACGGATACCTCGCCGGTTTCGCCAACGCCGGAAAACTCGACAGCGCCATCGCCTTCACGGAGCCCGCGCACCTACGGGTGAACATGGCGAAGAAGGTGAAGATATGGACGTGCGAGAACGGCACGAAGGTCATGAACGAGCTGCTGTCCGACGCCACCTTCGACTACCACGGGAAAGCGCAGCTGCCGCCGACCACGGCCACTTTCATCACTTTCGGATTCATGCCCACGAAAGCCACCGTGGAAATGTCGCTCGAAGGGCCGATCGAAATCTCCACCTGGGCCGACGCGCTTCCGGACGAGGTGACGGGAAGATTCCCGGAGACGAGCACGGCCGTCGGCAGGATGCGGGTCCGGCTCTCCGACGTCGAGGTGAACGGAGAACCCCTCGACGTGGGCCCGAACTGCCGAAGCGAACGCCCCATGTCGCTCGTGCTCACCGGAAAGGGAACCTCGCTGGGCGGAACTCCCGGCGAGGGCTACACCGTGCAGGACGGCGGCCCCCTCACCGGCAGCCCGTACCTGCCGCCTTTCCAGGGGTGCGGAACGGGCGAGGACCTGGACAGCCTCTTCACCGCGGCCGTTTCCGGCAAGGGGAACTACACCAAGATGACCCAGGCGCCGCTGTGCGTGAACGAGGAAGGCAGCCCGAACCAGGCGTACTGCCCGGACCCGCCCCGACCCGTCCCGCAACGCTGA
- a CDS encoding MCE family protein encodes MTNARTVRRRLAGLCFLLVPVVLIGVSVSVYRKDFSDDAFVTVRTGTVGNEMHDNADVKLRGVVIGRVSDITADGEGARLTLAIDPGRLGDVPADVTAQMLPTTLFGERFVALVPPEAPSPRSLRAGAVIPQDRSSNALELEQVLDNVLPLLTAVRPEKLSATLTAVSRALEGRGDALGDTLVTLDAHLKKLNPQLPTLNADIKHLVEVSKVYADAAPDVLDALTDLTTTSGTIADQQAELAGLYGTTTASARDLTTFLRKNKDNLIRLSVTGRPTLETLAKYSAEFPCTLRTIAGFVPAMDKALGKGTDRPGLHVTLTSVPSLGKYVPGKDAPAYRATGGPHCYSVPYVGGAAPTADTRATLATGTPESADTTTPLRPTDSEASLGMPNSPAESRLVNELVAPSLKVRPQTLPDWSSVLIGPAFRGAEVKLG; translated from the coding sequence ATGACGAACGCGCGGACGGTACGCCGCAGGCTCGCCGGGCTCTGCTTCCTGCTGGTGCCCGTCGTACTGATCGGGGTGTCGGTCTCGGTGTACCGGAAGGACTTCAGCGACGACGCCTTCGTGACCGTCCGCACCGGGACGGTCGGCAACGAGATGCACGACAACGCCGATGTGAAACTTCGCGGAGTCGTCATCGGGCGGGTCAGCGACATCACGGCCGACGGGGAGGGCGCACGCCTCACCCTCGCCATCGATCCCGGCCGGCTCGGCGACGTACCCGCCGATGTGACCGCGCAGATGCTGCCCACCACCCTCTTCGGGGAACGCTTCGTGGCGCTGGTGCCGCCCGAGGCGCCGTCCCCCCGGTCCCTGCGGGCCGGGGCCGTCATCCCGCAGGACCGCTCCAGCAACGCCCTCGAACTGGAACAGGTCCTCGACAACGTCCTGCCGCTGCTGACCGCCGTGCGGCCCGAGAAGCTGTCCGCCACCCTCACCGCCGTCTCCCGGGCACTGGAAGGACGCGGTGACGCACTCGGCGACACCCTCGTCACGCTCGACGCCCATCTGAAGAAGCTCAACCCCCAACTGCCCACGCTCAACGCGGACATCAAACACCTCGTCGAGGTGAGCAAGGTCTACGCGGATGCGGCACCCGACGTCCTGGACGCGCTCACCGACCTCACCACCACCAGCGGCACCATCGCCGACCAACAGGCCGAACTCGCCGGGCTGTACGGGACGACGACCGCGTCCGCGCGGGATCTGACCACCTTCCTGCGGAAGAACAAGGACAACCTGATCCGGCTCTCGGTCACCGGACGCCCCACGCTGGAGACCCTGGCGAAGTACTCCGCCGAATTCCCCTGCACCCTGCGCACGATCGCCGGATTCGTCCCCGCCATGGACAAGGCCCTCGGCAAGGGCACCGACCGGCCGGGACTCCACGTCACGCTGACGTCCGTGCCGTCCCTCGGGAAGTACGTCCCGGGCAAGGACGCCCCGGCCTACCGGGCGACCGGCGGACCGCACTGCTACTCCGTGCCCTACGTCGGCGGCGCGGCGCCCACGGCGGACACCCGCGCCACCCTGGCGACGGGAACACCGGAGAGCGCCGACACCACCACACCCCTCCGGCCGACGGACAGCGAGGCGTCCCTCGGAATGCCCAACTCCCCGGCGGAGAGCCGGCTCGTCAACGAACTGGTCGCGCCCTCGCTGAAGGTCCGGCCGCAGACCCTCCCCGACTGGAGCAGCGTGCTCATAGGTCCGGCCTTCCGCGGTGCGGAGGTGAAGCTCGGGTGA
- a CDS encoding ABC transporter permease: MSVLSRLDRPGDHLAFYVRALIWVPRTLHRYGREVRRLLAEVAFGSGGLGVIGGTIGVMIAMTLFTGTVVGLQGYAALDQIGTAAFTGFVSAYFNTREIAPLVAGLALSATVGAGFTAQLGAMRINEEVDALEAMGVRSMPYLVSTRIIAGVVAIIPLYAIGLLSSYLASRWVTVLFNGQSPGTYDHYFDLFLSPDDVLLSVLKVLIFSVMVILAHCYYGFHAQGGPAGVGIAVGRSVRNAIVLISVTDFFLSLAIWGATTTVKVAG, translated from the coding sequence ATGTCGGTACTCAGCCGGCTGGACCGGCCGGGCGACCATCTCGCCTTCTACGTACGCGCGTTGATCTGGGTTCCCCGCACCCTGCATCGGTACGGGCGGGAGGTGCGGCGGCTGCTGGCGGAGGTCGCGTTCGGCAGCGGCGGCCTCGGGGTCATCGGCGGCACGATCGGTGTGATGATCGCGATGACCCTGTTCACCGGCACGGTCGTCGGACTCCAGGGGTACGCGGCCCTCGACCAGATCGGCACCGCCGCCTTCACCGGTTTCGTCTCCGCCTACTTCAACACCCGCGAGATCGCACCGCTTGTCGCCGGGCTCGCCCTCTCCGCGACCGTCGGCGCGGGCTTCACCGCCCAGCTCGGCGCCATGCGCATCAACGAGGAGGTGGACGCCCTCGAAGCGATGGGTGTGCGGTCCATGCCGTACCTCGTCAGCACCCGGATCATCGCCGGTGTCGTCGCGATCATCCCGCTCTACGCGATCGGGCTGCTCTCCTCGTACCTCGCGTCCCGCTGGGTGACAGTCCTCTTCAACGGCCAGTCCCCGGGCACGTACGACCACTACTTCGATCTCTTCCTCTCACCGGACGACGTACTGCTGTCCGTGCTCAAGGTGCTGATCTTCAGCGTGATGGTGATCCTCGCGCACTGCTACTACGGCTTCCACGCCCAGGGCGGCCCCGCCGGGGTCGGTATCGCCGTCGGCCGGTCCGTGCGCAACGCGATCGTGCTGATCAGCGTCACCGACTTCTTCCTCTCCCTCGCCATCTGGGGTGCCACGACGACGGTGAAGGTGGCCGGATGA
- a CDS encoding helix-turn-helix domain-containing protein, translated as MPRLIEPLDTGEPLGPLPQEFATIMRPELPSLIKEIGIEVTRAYPEYARLLNGPNGQAVRVGVEQSLASFVDLVAEPSSSTTVRDDMCRRFGRFEAYEGRSMDTLQGAYRLGARIALRRAKKVGRTYNFSPTLMLSFADALFTYIDELESLSREGYLEVHTQSGEQSESMRRRLLHLILAGRPMARTAIAELCEQTGWVLPERVTLIAVRPPVSLDRSDTDRDVLVDLSDPQPHLLVPGDLDDARRTMLGHALLGNRAAVGATVPTAHAADSLRWARRVLEFVDAGVIDDAPVIHCDDHLITLWLLADPVLLDQLARRELAPVAGLSATRRERLVETLRIWLDTRGTAAHMGELLDVHPQTVRYRMRSLESIFGSQLVEPEARFSTEAVLRALRLRARGNGAPL; from the coding sequence ATGCCGAGACTGATAGAGCCACTGGACACCGGAGAACCGCTGGGACCGCTTCCCCAGGAATTCGCCACCATCATGCGGCCCGAACTGCCCAGCCTCATCAAGGAAATCGGTATCGAGGTCACCCGGGCCTACCCGGAATACGCGAGGTTACTGAACGGCCCGAACGGCCAGGCCGTCCGGGTCGGTGTGGAGCAGAGCCTCGCCTCCTTCGTCGATCTCGTCGCGGAACCGTCCTCGTCGACAACGGTCCGCGACGACATGTGCCGCCGATTCGGGCGCTTCGAGGCGTACGAGGGACGGAGCATGGACACCCTTCAGGGCGCCTATCGGCTCGGTGCCCGGATCGCGCTGCGCCGGGCGAAGAAGGTCGGCCGCACCTACAACTTCTCGCCGACGCTGATGCTGAGCTTCGCCGACGCCCTGTTCACCTACATCGACGAACTGGAATCGCTCTCCCGCGAGGGCTACCTGGAGGTACATACCCAGTCGGGCGAGCAGAGCGAGTCGATGCGCCGCCGGCTGCTCCATCTGATCCTCGCCGGACGCCCCATGGCCCGCACCGCCATCGCCGAACTGTGCGAGCAGACCGGCTGGGTGCTGCCCGAACGGGTCACGCTGATCGCCGTGCGCCCCCCGGTGTCCCTCGACCGGTCCGACACCGACCGGGACGTACTCGTCGATCTCAGCGATCCCCAGCCACATCTGCTCGTCCCCGGCGACCTGGACGACGCGCGACGGACCATGCTCGGCCACGCGCTGCTCGGCAACCGGGCCGCCGTCGGGGCCACCGTGCCCACCGCGCACGCCGCGGACTCCCTGCGCTGGGCCCGCCGGGTCCTGGAGTTCGTCGACGCGGGCGTCATCGACGACGCGCCGGTCATCCACTGCGACGATCACCTCATCACCCTCTGGCTCCTCGCCGATCCGGTACTGCTCGACCAACTCGCCCGACGCGAGCTGGCTCCGGTGGCCGGACTCAGCGCCACCCGGCGCGAACGGCTGGTCGAAACCCTGCGCATCTGGCTCGATACGCGCGGCACCGCGGCCCATATGGGCGAGCTCCTGGACGTCCATCCGCAGACCGTCCGCTACCGGATGCGCAGTCTGGAGTCCATCTTCGGCAGCCAACTCGTCGAGCCCGAGGCCAGGTTCTCGACAGAAGCCGTGCTCAGAGCGCTGCGGCTGCGCGCCAGGGGCAACGGCGCACCGCTCTGA
- a CDS encoding ATP-binding cassette domain-containing protein, translating to MGIEVVVEGLTKSFGRQNIWQDVSLTLPAGEVSVMLGPSGTGKTVFLKSLIGLLKPERGRVLINGVDMVNSPERDIYETRKLFGLMFQDGALFGSMSLFDNIAFPLREHTRKKESEIREIVMERIEVVGLAGAEEKLPGEISGGMRKRAGLARALVLDPQIILCDEPDSGLDPVRTAYLSQLLIDLNAQIDATMLIVTHNLDIAATVPDNMGMLFRRNLVTFGPREVLLTSDEPVVSQFLAGRREGPIGMSEEKDAATLAAEQRGGGHDFGPRTVVPQLEPSPGMPVRQAVLRRRERVGAMLEQLPEAARTAIMRSYAPTVGGARP from the coding sequence ATGGGAATCGAAGTGGTCGTGGAGGGCCTCACGAAGTCCTTCGGCAGGCAGAACATCTGGCAGGACGTCTCCCTGACGCTCCCGGCCGGTGAGGTGAGTGTGATGCTCGGTCCGTCCGGCACCGGAAAGACCGTCTTCCTGAAATCCCTCATCGGCCTGCTGAAGCCGGAACGGGGCCGGGTGCTCATCAACGGTGTGGACATGGTCAACAGCCCCGAACGGGACATATACGAAACCCGTAAGCTCTTCGGGCTCATGTTCCAGGACGGCGCCCTCTTCGGCTCGATGTCCCTCTTCGACAACATCGCCTTCCCGCTGCGCGAGCACACCCGCAAGAAGGAATCCGAGATCCGTGAAATCGTCATGGAACGCATCGAAGTCGTCGGTCTCGCCGGCGCCGAGGAGAAACTGCCGGGCGAGATATCGGGAGGAATGCGCAAGCGGGCCGGACTCGCCCGCGCCCTCGTCCTGGACCCGCAGATCATCCTCTGCGACGAGCCGGACTCCGGACTCGACCCGGTCCGCACCGCCTATCTCTCCCAGCTTCTGATCGACCTGAACGCGCAGATCGACGCGACGATGCTGATCGTCACCCACAACCTCGACATCGCGGCGACCGTCCCCGACAACATGGGGATGCTGTTCCGCCGCAACCTCGTCACCTTCGGCCCTCGCGAAGTGCTGCTGACCAGTGACGAGCCCGTCGTCTCCCAGTTCCTCGCCGGACGCCGGGAGGGCCCCATCGGCATGTCGGAGGAGAAGGACGCGGCCACGCTCGCCGCCGAACAACGCGGCGGCGGCCACGATTTCGGCCCCCGGACCGTCGTACCGCAGCTGGAACCCTCACCCGGCATGCCCGTCCGGCAGGCCGTACTGCGCCGCCGTGAGCGCGTCGGCGCGATGCTGGAGCAGCTGCCCGAGGCCGCCCGAACCGCCATCATGCGGAGCTACGCCCCGACGGTCGGCGGTGCGCGCCCGTGA
- a CDS encoding ABC transporter permease, which produces MTAEPLPRPPGPPAAESSPPRADPSPPRAETAPQAGAEVPTDRPPTRLLAPLRETGKLFALAATVSRAVFRRPFQVREFIEQFWFVASVTILPAALVSIPFGAVIALQVGSLTQQLGAQSFTGGASVLAVIQQASPLIVALLISGAGGSAICADLGSRKIREELDAMEVMGISPVQRLVVPRVLATMFVAVLLNGLVSVVGTLGGYFFNVIMQGGTPGAYLAGFSALAQLPDLYISEFKALIFGFIAGIVAAHRGLNPRGGPKGVGDAVNQAVVITFMLLFFVNMILTAVYLQIVPAKGS; this is translated from the coding sequence GTGACGGCCGAGCCGCTGCCCCGGCCCCCCGGCCCACCGGCCGCCGAGAGCTCGCCGCCGCGCGCCGATCCTTCGCCGCCGCGCGCCGAGACCGCGCCGCAGGCGGGCGCGGAGGTACCGACGGACAGGCCCCCCACGCGGCTGCTCGCTCCGCTCAGGGAGACCGGGAAGCTCTTCGCCCTCGCCGCGACCGTCAGCCGGGCGGTCTTCCGACGCCCGTTCCAGGTGCGGGAGTTCATCGAGCAGTTCTGGTTCGTCGCGAGCGTGACCATCCTGCCCGCCGCGCTCGTCTCCATCCCGTTCGGCGCGGTCATCGCCCTCCAGGTCGGCTCGCTCACCCAGCAGCTCGGCGCCCAGTCCTTCACCGGCGGCGCCAGCGTCCTCGCCGTCATCCAGCAGGCGAGTCCGCTCATCGTGGCGCTGCTGATCTCCGGCGCGGGCGGCTCGGCGATCTGCGCGGACCTCGGCTCCCGAAAGATCCGCGAGGAACTGGACGCGATGGAGGTCATGGGCATCTCCCCGGTCCAGCGTCTGGTCGTCCCGCGTGTCCTGGCCACCATGTTCGTCGCCGTCCTGCTCAACGGCCTGGTCTCGGTGGTGGGCACCCTCGGCGGCTACTTCTTCAACGTGATCATGCAGGGCGGGACCCCCGGCGCCTACCTCGCCGGCTTCTCCGCCCTGGCCCAGCTGCCCGATCTCTACATCAGCGAGTTCAAGGCGCTGATCTTCGGCTTCATCGCGGGCATCGTCGCCGCCCATCGCGGCCTCAATCCGCGCGGCGGTCCGAAAGGGGTCGGTGACGCGGTCAACCAGGCCGTCGTCATCACCTTCATGCTGCTGTTCTTCGTGAACATGATCCTCACGGCGGTCTATCTCCAGATCGTCCCCGCGAAGGGGAGCTGA
- a CDS encoding MCE family protein: MRIRPVRERSPVAVGIVGLLVLTLVGLAAYRADSLPFIGGGTTYSADFTESAGLADGDEVRIAGVKVGKVTGVSLDGAKVKVTFRVKDAWIGDSSTIGIAIKTLLGEKYLAVDPLGTGPQDPGTRIAVSRTTSPYDVTQAFNGLGETIGDIDTARLAESFETISATFKDSAPDVRSAANGLSALSRTVSERDAQLATLLKGGKQLTRTLADKKSSFETLLRDGNLLLGEIQARRDSIHLLLTGTRDLGTRLTGLVADNEKQLKPTLTALGRVTAVLLKNRDSLDKVLSLAGSYNRLVGNTLGNGRWLDTYVCGVVPRNYLPAGTPPATGCMPPKQQGGR, from the coding sequence ATGAGGATCAGACCCGTGCGCGAACGCAGTCCGGTCGCCGTCGGCATCGTCGGCCTCCTCGTGCTGACCCTCGTCGGCCTCGCCGCCTACCGCGCCGACTCACTGCCCTTCATCGGCGGCGGCACCACCTACAGCGCGGACTTCACCGAATCCGCCGGGCTCGCCGACGGCGACGAGGTACGCATCGCCGGGGTCAAGGTCGGCAAGGTCACCGGAGTCTCCCTCGACGGCGCCAAGGTGAAGGTCACCTTCCGGGTGAAGGACGCCTGGATCGGCGACTCCAGCACCATCGGCATCGCCATCAAGACGCTCCTCGGCGAGAAGTACCTCGCCGTCGACCCGCTCGGTACCGGCCCCCAGGACCCCGGCACCCGCATCGCGGTGAGTCGCACCACCTCCCCGTACGACGTCACCCAGGCGTTCAACGGACTCGGCGAGACCATCGGGGACATCGACACGGCGCGGCTCGCCGAGAGCTTCGAGACGATCTCCGCCACCTTCAAGGACTCCGCACCCGACGTCCGCAGCGCCGCGAACGGGCTCTCCGCCCTGTCGAGAACGGTCTCCGAACGCGACGCCCAGCTCGCCACCCTCCTCAAGGGCGGCAAACAGCTGACCAGGACCCTCGCCGACAAGAAGAGCAGCTTCGAGACCCTGCTCCGGGACGGCAATCTGCTGCTCGGCGAGATCCAGGCCCGCCGCGACTCCATCCACCTGCTGCTCACGGGCACCCGCGACCTCGGCACCCGGCTCACCGGGCTCGTCGCCGACAACGAGAAGCAGCTGAAGCCGACCCTGACCGCGCTCGGCCGGGTCACCGCCGTACTGCTGAAGAACCGCGACAGCCTCGACAAGGTGCTCTCCCTCGCCGGTTCGTACAACCGGCTCGTCGGCAACACCCTGGGCAACGGCCGCTGGCTCGACACCTACGTCTGCGGGGTCGTCCCCAGGAACTACCTCCCCGCCGGGACCCCGCCGGCGACCGGATGCATGCCTCCGAAGCAGCAGGGCGGCCGATGA
- a CDS encoding MCE family protein has protein sequence MRRQRIVGIAAGLALVGVAATTGVTALDESGTTTVTACFDQATGIYPGSDLRVLGVKVGTVESVRPHGEEVRVTLRVDKGVKVPAKAHAVVVAPSLVADRYVQLAPAYDGGPALADDAVLPAARNATPVEIDQLYESITELSTALGPDGANADGALARFLDTGAKTLDGNGKAIGDTVEQLGKATRTLDRSSGDLFDTLTQLQTFTTMLKDNDGDVRAAEQQLNSVTGFLADDRKNLGAALKELGTALGRVKTFIHDNRGVLKENVDALVPLTRTLVDQRASLAESLDTLPLTAGNVLNAYDPVRRTLNGRADLNELSMGGPLTEPEAAGLAGLAPVSEERRGALPALPLPAIGTVYGTPAKASSEKAGPAKAGPAEEPARPPARTPDRKGGHR, from the coding sequence ATGAGACGTCAACGCATCGTCGGCATCGCGGCGGGACTCGCCCTGGTGGGCGTCGCCGCCACCACGGGGGTGACGGCCCTGGACGAGTCCGGAACCACCACCGTGACCGCCTGCTTCGACCAGGCCACCGGCATCTACCCCGGATCGGACCTGCGGGTCCTCGGTGTGAAGGTCGGGACCGTCGAATCGGTCAGGCCGCACGGCGAAGAGGTCAGGGTGACCCTCCGGGTCGACAAGGGCGTCAAGGTGCCCGCCAAGGCGCACGCGGTGGTCGTGGCCCCCAGCCTCGTCGCCGACCGGTACGTCCAGCTGGCGCCCGCCTACGACGGCGGACCCGCCCTCGCGGACGACGCCGTACTGCCCGCCGCCCGCAACGCCACCCCCGTGGAGATCGACCAGCTGTACGAGTCCATCACGGAACTCTCCACCGCCCTCGGACCGGACGGCGCGAACGCGGACGGCGCCCTCGCCCGGTTCCTCGACACCGGGGCCAAGACCCTCGACGGCAACGGCAAGGCCATCGGCGACACCGTCGAGCAGCTCGGCAAGGCCACCAGGACCCTCGACAGGAGCAGCGGGGACCTCTTCGACACCCTCACCCAGCTCCAGACCTTCACCACCATGCTCAAGGACAACGACGGCGACGTGCGCGCCGCCGAACAACAGCTCAACTCGGTGACCGGCTTCCTCGCGGACGACAGGAAGAACCTCGGCGCGGCGCTCAAGGAACTCGGCACCGCGCTCGGCCGGGTCAAGACGTTCATCCACGACAACCGCGGTGTGCTCAAGGAGAACGTGGACGCCCTGGTGCCGCTCACCCGGACGCTCGTCGACCAGCGGGCCTCGCTCGCCGAATCCCTCGACACCCTGCCGCTCACCGCGGGCAACGTCCTGAACGCGTACGACCCGGTCCGCCGCACCCTCAACGGCCGCGCGGACCTCAACGAACTCAGCATGGGCGGACCGCTCACCGAACCCGAGGCCGCCGGACTCGCGGGGCTCGCCCCGGTCTCCGAGGAACGACGCGGGGCCCTGCCCGCCCTGCCGCTGCCCGCGATCGGCACGGTGTACGGGACCCCGGCGAAGGCAAGTTCGGAGAAGGCCGGTCCGGCGAAGGCTGGTCCGGCCGAGGAGCCGGCCCGCCCGCCCGCGCGGACACCGGACCGTAAGGGGGGCCACCGATGA
- a CDS encoding MCE family protein has translation MNRRGIAGPLAKSIVFVLVTALATTVLALSIADSGVGGGHTYKARFTDVTGLVVGDSVRIAGVKVGQVESIEIADRRLAEVGFTLRRGRELPASVTASVKYLNMVGQRYIDLGRGAGPVGRDLRAGSTIPLSRTTPALDLTQLFNGFQPLFEGLSPPEVNQLAGSIVQVLQGEGGTVDSILRHVGSLAGTVAAKDEVIGEVIKNLNTVLKTVNDREAGFDDLVVTLRELVSGFAGDREPLGEAVTAMGTLTTVTADLLQDGRKPLKDDIRQLGRLSGRLADNSPKIENFLAKTPAKMAAITRLTSYGSWLNLYLCEARVGGVTTSDGSEPPTGIAITDSRCAA, from the coding sequence GTGAACCGGCGCGGCATCGCGGGACCCCTCGCGAAATCGATCGTCTTCGTCCTGGTGACGGCCCTCGCCACCACCGTTCTCGCCCTGTCCATCGCCGACTCCGGCGTCGGCGGCGGACACACGTACAAGGCCAGGTTCACCGACGTGACCGGTCTGGTCGTCGGCGACAGCGTCCGGATCGCGGGCGTCAAGGTCGGACAGGTCGAGTCGATCGAGATCGCCGACCGGCGGCTGGCCGAGGTCGGCTTCACCCTGCGGCGGGGCCGCGAGCTGCCCGCCTCGGTGACCGCCTCCGTCAAGTACCTCAACATGGTCGGCCAGCGGTACATCGATCTCGGCCGGGGCGCGGGTCCGGTCGGCCGCGACCTCCGCGCGGGATCGACCATCCCGCTCTCCCGGACCACCCCCGCGCTCGACCTCACCCAGCTCTTCAACGGCTTCCAGCCGCTCTTCGAAGGGCTCTCCCCGCCGGAGGTCAACCAGCTCGCGGGCTCCATCGTCCAGGTGCTCCAGGGCGAGGGCGGCACCGTCGACAGCATCCTCCGGCACGTCGGCTCGCTGGCCGGCACGGTCGCGGCCAAGGACGAGGTGATCGGAGAGGTGATCAAGAACCTCAACACGGTCCTGAAGACCGTCAACGACCGTGAGGCCGGATTCGACGACCTCGTGGTCACCCTGCGCGAACTCGTCAGCGGCTTCGCGGGCGACCGCGAACCCCTCGGCGAAGCGGTCACGGCGATGGGCACACTGACCACCGTCACCGCCGACCTCCTCCAGGACGGCCGGAAACCGCTCAAGGACGACATTCGTCAACTCGGCCGTCTGTCAGGCCGGTTGGCCGACAACTCACCGAAGATCGAGAACTTCCTGGCGAAGACCCCGGCGAAGATGGCCGCCATCACCCGCCTCACCTCGTACGGTTCCTGGCTCAACCTCTACCTCTGCGAGGCCCGGGTCGGCGGCGTCACGACCAGTGACGGCAGCGAACCGCCCACCGGTATCGCGATCACCGATTCGAGGTGTGCGGCATGA